Proteins from a genomic interval of Apteryx mantelli isolate bAptMan1 chromosome 5, bAptMan1.hap1, whole genome shotgun sequence:
- the NPY1R gene encoding neuropeptide Y receptor type 1: MKPVAAVQQTANNMNASVLVSPGNNSVHLNFSEKNSQILQFEDEDCHVPLAMVFTLALAYGTVIILGISGNLALIIIILKQKEMRNVTNILIVNLSFSDLLVTIMCLPFTFVYTLMDHWIFGEAMCKLNPFVQCASITVSVFSLVLIAIERHQLIINPRGWRPNNRHAYMGIAAIWILATASSLPFLIYHVLTDEPFRNITFDEYKDKYVCLDLFPLDTARLSYTTTLLVIQYFGPLCFIFICYLKIYIRLKKRNNMMDKMRDNKYRSSETKRINIMLISIVVAFAVCWLPLTIFNIVFDWNHEILPVATCSHNLLFLICHLTAMISTCVNPIFYGFLNKNFQRDLQFLFHFCHFRSREEDYETIAMSTMHTDVSKTSLKQASPVAFKKISSDDDDKI; the protein is encoded by the exons ATGAAACCCGTGGCAGCTGTACAGCAAACTGCAAACAACATGAATGCCTCAGTTCTCGTCTCGCCTGGAAATAACTCCGTGCACCTGAATTTTTCAGAGAAGAATTCCCAGATCTTGCAGTTTGAGGATGAAGATTGCCATGTGCCTTTGGCCATGGTCTTCACTTTGGCCTTGGCTTATGGGACTGTGATAATTCTGGGCATCTCTGGGAATCTGGCCTTGATTATCATTATTCTAAAGCAAAAGGAGATGCGCAATGTTACTAATATCCTCATTGTCAACCTGTCCTTCTCTGATCTTCTGGTGACCATCATGTGTCTTCCCTTTACCTTTGTATATACTTTAATGGACCACTGGATTTTTGGGGAAGCCATGTGCAAGTTGAATCCTTTTGTGCAATGTGCCTCAATCACTGTCTCTGTCTTTTCTTTAGTCCTCATTGCTATTGAACGCCACCAGCTGATCATCAATCCCCGTGGCTGGAGGCCGAATAACAGACATGCCTACATGGGGATTGCTGCCATATGGATTTTAGCCAcagcttcctctttgcctttcctGATTTACCATGTGTTAACAGATGAACCCTTCAGAAACATAACATTTGATGAATATAAAGACAAATATGTGTGTTTGGACCTGTTCCCTTTGGACACCGCCAGGCTTTCTTATACCACGACTCTTTTGGTCATTCAGTACTTTGGACcgctttgttttatatttatttgctACTTAAAG ATATACATAcgattaaaaaaaaggaacaacatgATGGACAAGATGAGAGACAATAAATACAGATCCTCTGAAACCAAAAGGATCAACATCATGCTGATCTCAATAGTGGTTGCGTTTGCAGTTTGCTGGCTGCCTCTCACCATCTTCAATATTGTGTTTGACTGGAATCACGAAATTTTGCCTGTTGCGACCTGCAGCCACAATCTGTTATTCCTGATTTGCCACCTCACAGCCATGATCTCTACTTGTGTGAACCCTATCTTCTATGGGTTTCTCAATAAGAACTTCCAGAGGGActtgcagtttttatttcatttctgtcacTTCCGCTCCCGTGAGGAGGATTATGAGACTATAGCCATGTCCACCATGCACACAGATGTTTCAAAAACCTCTTTAAAGCAGGCAAGCCcagttgcatttaaaaaaataagtagtGATGATGAtgacaaaatataa